Part of the Vigna unguiculata cultivar IT97K-499-35 chromosome 3, ASM411807v1, whole genome shotgun sequence genome, GCGAGAGTTCTGAGCAGCCACGATCTGCGAGCGATCCATTGGGCGACGTATCTGGTGAGTTATCGGAAAAATGTACGACCGAGAAGTGCCTTTGAGACATGTTATAATGAATAGCAGGTGGTGTTTTGGGTAGGTTGGGTCGGTTTTCGTAGTAATTTATGCATGCGtatttatgtatgtatgtatattgtaAAGGTGTTGTTTCTGAGAGAGTGAAAGAGGAATGAGATGTTTTGATAAATTGATGTGTATGGTACCTAGCACAGGCACCCCTTTTGAATGAACAGTGTAATAGAAGTAGGTCTGGTGAAAAATTAGGTTTACGTGGTGGAAATAATGGTTGTGTTGGATTGGAGGTAGGAGGTTGTTCTCGGGAACCTGGGTggattaaagaaaaagaagaaggaagaaaaatgtGGTTGAATTAATAATGATTGGTGTGTAGGTATGATAAAGTTAAGGGGGAGGAGGGAAAGATGGGGACATAAGCAGTGAAAGTGAGATCTTGTTTTGGGTGAAGGGAAGGAAAGGTGTTGTTGACTGAGACAGAAGTGAGTAATTAATGTGTAACACCAAAAATGAGAGTGAAAGGGACAAGTAAAGAGATGAGAAGAGGGTGTGGAAGAAGAAGGATCTTTCTTTGATTTGAGCGTGCATGCTATGCTGTGGCATGCTCCAACGTATCTGATGCCTTTCAGGTATCGGAATGGGTGAAGCTCTGTCTCTTCTGGTTTTCGGAATCATGTCTGCTTTGGATTATCTAACTCATCATTCAATTTACTCCTCCCAATCACACTCATAAATgccttttctattttaaatcaCAAATCTTAGCAACACTGTCTAAAAGCTATCTTGTTAGCATCTTAATATTTATTCACAGTTTTAATAATTGCTTTAGAACTTTATTTTAACCATTTCTGTATAAAAAATCATTCACTTTAATAAAACAGTGTGAAACtctcaaaatagaaaaatactacaactttatttatgttaaaatgatttcCTTAGTCTTATAAGTACGTCCTGAGGTTATTAACAATTATTGAAATGCAAGTATTAAATTCATGATACATTTCTTTATTGGTTAGAAAGAGAATGAACAATTAAATTTACTACAGTAAATTTTCACTATTATAATAACTCCCCCATTACAGCGCATTCTTTCCAGTCGCACGAGACAATAAGATCTCGGTAACCATCAAAGTAACAACTCGTCAAAACACTAAAGATTGACTTGGAAAAGTACAAAGGAAGATGAGATAAATCTTGGTTCAATATGAAAATAATGCAAAACCAGTTATTGTCACAGCCAATAACACTCTAATCTCAAGCTCTTCTACTTCTTTGCCTGTGATTTACTCCAACTTGTTCTATGTCTTTCATGCTTGATTTTAGTAAATCattctattttcttattatattattataatttttttttcatttcttcgtTATTTTGAACGCTGtcaatttagtttaattttataaaaattcttataagCATATCGGTTGAATTCattaaatttagtaatttaattaataataacaatttgtCAAAACGTATAccttttaattattgaaattagaTCCTCGTAATCTCTTTTAATATACAGATGAAAGTATCGCCGTTAAAAAgacatttgttttaaaaaactaatgaaCACAAGAAGTAatctgaaaaaacaaaaacttatttacCACAGGATTAAGAGATTAAGAGAGGTTGTTTGTAGAAAACTCAAATCATATATCCATGATCAGATACAATTAAAGTGCGGAAAATTCAGCGGTAGATGAAACATCTCTGATGCAAAACAACCTACAAACACTTGCTATTTTCCACTACATGACGCAAAACTGCTATCATCATCCTAACAAATTTCACAAAGTATTAACATTAAAACCAACCTAAATATTAACGTTTCCAAGACAATTGCCACCATTTGTAATCAACCCAGTGGTGATGTTGTATGTGATTGTGCAATTCATCTCAACCACAACTTTCCTcggaaaaatgttaaatatctTGACCTTACCATCAATCCTGGTATAGCTGCTGATATTCAAAGCCTGATCCTTTAGATCAGTATCGAAATTTGGATTCGCCAGAAGCTTCTTTGCCATAATCTCCATGGTGGTGTTGACCCTTATGGTTCTTCTGGCCTTGGCTTTCCCCGACGGAGATTCACCATCACCTATTCCCTCCCCATTATAGTAAACATCGGTGCTGGCGTTTCCAAACTTGAAGGTAAAAACGTTTGGATTCTTCACAGATATATCGGCAAGAATTGTAACGTTGTCAGTAGCACCGTTGGCGAAAGTTCCATTGATAAGGGTAACCCCGTTCATCCTCACCTCGGGGTCTTTGACATTGTAAACGGTGAAGCCCAAGACCAGTACTATGACCACAAGAACCACAACAATTGCAGTGGCACAACCGCAGCACAGGATAAACTTTCTTAGTCGAATGTTTTTTCTGTGTGTGAATGAGTAGTCTTGATCTTCTTGTGAGTTGAAGTGGGATGAAGATATGAATGGAGCCAAGGGCTTGATCTGCTGATCAGGACTCTGCTGAGCCATGCTGATTTGTGATGGTAGTGGGAATTTAGCTTAGTATGAGATGGTTTTCTTGCTACTATACATTATGGCTTATTAACAAATGGGTGGTGGGTACTTAGATCATTTTCCAATATGAAATGTCTTCAAAATTGTTGATTCTACGTTGATAGCGATAACTCTGTCTTCTGCACCTGCGATATACAAGagaaatttagttattaaatataacattttctttttgtcttgAATACTAATCAAATGTTGTTGTTtaggtatatatatatgatcagATGTTGGTGTTCGATCTCCACATCTGATAAGAGAGAGTGACCCCATGaataaatattagtatttttgtgcaattaattttaagtttttggtTGAAAATCTTGTATTGATCAGAAatggtaaagaaaaaaaaaaggttcttTGTCTTGACCTTAAGGTGTTGAGAATTAAGGAATTGCGGTTGATGTTTTCCTGAACGCGTTTCCAGTATTTGCACGGCTTGACCGTTGACTAAATGGGAAATTACTTAAATTAAAGGCAAAGAATGATTAAATGTTACTTGATTTATGGATTAAAAAATGGAGATGATGATTCAACAGTAGTGACTTTGAAGGATTCTAGAAATAGGAGTGAGGGAAAAGACAGATCCGGCCTCATTAGAAGGAATATGAAATGCAGCAGTGCAGAGTATTGGATCAGCGAATGCGTTGtaacaaactaaaaaattagGCCAGTTTCATTCCACTACCTTGTCGATTTTCGCCGTGGAGAATGTGGCAATTAAATACGTTTTTGATTTGGTCATGAAGACCCAGTTTAGcttttggaaaataattttaactcttttttgACGTGGaagttaattaatattcaaGTCATCAAACTCAATCCACAGGATTCTAATGTTGGCAGTCCCCATCATTTTATCCATCTGATTTCCCTTACATGGTAATCGGTCAAAGAGATATCATAAATCCTTCTTCACAGAACCATTTTCATTTgcttattttccttttcccttCCATTTCACAAAAACGGTGGCACTCAACCATTTTGGTTCTTTGGTCTTGCATTTTACATAAGACCTAATAGCTAGGGCTATTTTTATCTGTTGTGCATTTACTGTATCATACGGATGTTGGatctaaataaaaatgtattcatACTCTAGATCCTCTCGATGCGCCGCGCCATCTGCTCTCAATTGCTTCACCATATATAATAAGAGTAACAATACACCACAAAGAACTTTAATGACgtgtttgaatttattttatattcataaattcTGGCAtgcaaataagaaaataaacaacCAATAACTCTTAGTATACGTTAAGTTTtcgtatagaaaaaaaaatagtaaattgtgatgaaaaattttgtatatttcaaATGGCGCATAAAGTTGTCTATTTACAACTTCATTTCAGCTGACAGTGCACAAACCCCTTCTCCTTTATGCAGAAGAGCTTAAGCATCTGGACTTTATTTGCAcaactttttttccttttcaaacgAGGATTCGAGTAGCATTTATTGACGACGTGTTTAAACCATTTCAAAGTATTTGCCGAAAAAATAACCCAAATGGAACCTTACTGaagaaattttcaaatgaaaagCCAGCTTGGAACCAAATTCTTAACATTAATATACTCTTGATCTGGTTTGTAAACTATGAGCGGATAGTTTTAATATGCATTGACTAGACGAGCACCAAAAAATTTCATGGTGGCTCAATAGTTGAAGTCGCGTTCACACACCAATAGTTTTACTGCATGtatataatcaaataaataaataaaggctAAAGCTATTGGTGACtttgaaaaaggaaaacacTATACCAGTTTCATTTACAATAGATATGTATAATCCCCCTCTCCCCGTTAGGATCCAAGCAGAAGCAGAGGTGAGTCATTTGCCTCGCTCTGAGTTCTCGAGAATTCCTGGAATCCCCTGGAaggaaaaatgagaaagttacTCTTAAAAAGGTATCCCACCCATATTCTTTAATCCCTTTACCTCCTATCatctttttcaaaaatgtcCATATCCAATTCACTGTGGATCTATCTGCCAACAGTCGATGTGGCTCCACAATCAGGTCAGCATCTCCAACGTAGTTGTATCGCACTCTAGGTGGTGGACGGTACCACTGCGCTTATCTCTTTAATTATGTGGCCACATGTATACTGAAATGCAAAGCAATCTTGCTGGCTCTATGTACAATGCTTCACATCTATACAAAAAGGTTTTACTTGTTgaatataatcatataatatgacCACGCCAAGTTACTAAAATGACGGGTTTAAGTTGTGATGTGACCCTGTTAACTTTAAGTACAGTTGGGAGTGCTCAGTCCAAATTCTTTAAAAGTGCTCCTTGTGGAACTCAAATTTTGTTGGACCCTTTTCATTGAACTCGAAGCAGAGCTTGCTGAGTTCTTTGGCCAAAACCGGTGCACCGCAATAAAATACCCCTGATCCGAATCATGATAACCATAATGTCAgtgaaggaagaaaataaaaggaaggaagaaaagaatatttttggGATAAGTgtataaaagaagataaaaaagtgAGACATATAAATAAAACTGTGTAAATATCTAAGACTTTCTTGATGTGTTCAAATGATGATATTGAAAAAAGGGGGTTGAAAAAAGTCTACCGCTACCAAAATATGCTTGGTTGAGACTAACTGACCTATTCTTCCATTATAATGCTTGGAGCACATTTTATTGAAAACCTTCTTCCAGTTGGGCCTAGCAAAATGAGTTCGCACCTGGTAGTAGGAATTCGAAGAAGCAAGCGAAGTTTTAAAATGGGGCTAAATGCTAACCATAGCgtataatacataaaaataatgaaacgcGAAGGCTTACTCTAGTCCCAGAAACAATGTCAACTCCGTTTTTGGCATGGTTGAGTGCTTGTACCATGGTGATGAGGGCGGATCTAGCATCCCCTTCCTCGTATACGCTAGTCAAGTAGTTGTGCATCTCAATGACACCCTGAAATCCAAATTTGATGTTCAATATTAACCATTGcgaaaaattattattcatcTTTGTGGCAGGGACAAGGAATACTAAAAATTATTCGGGAGGAAgtataaataagaattaaatcTTCTGCAAAGACTAAATACCCTTTGATCAAGCTCTGCTACTTCATTCATGACTCCTTTGAACCAATCAAAAGAACCCTGCTCTCTTGTAACCCAGTAAAAATAAGCGTTGGTGGTCTTCAGTGTTTTCTTCCGTTTTGGCGCAATTTTATTATGAGATGGTGAGTCAGTAGTACTCCCAACACTAAGGTCTGATCCTCTACTTATATCAGAGATTGAGTCCTGAATAAAAGTAACCCTGAATGTTATATTTTGTGGTACTGAATTTTTATACAGATGTTCATATAATATTCATGAGCATAACAATTTGTATGCAATACATAACATGAATATGTAACAACTTTGTTGTATTAATGTTCATTAACTAATACTATGTACCGCTGGAACTCACCGCCATTTCCTCCATTTTGATGATGTTGTTAAGAAGATCTTTTAGAATGCTGATGAAAGGCGTTGCTCCTATCCCGAGACCGACTAGTAACAaaacatcatattttttataatcttgTGCCGGTGCACCGTAAGGTCCATCGATCTTTAACTTCGGCAAACTGTATCAATGGTTAACAAGTTTTAGCTTGGAATTATGTATAAATTGTTTGCCCCTACTACCCCATGACCGAAAATAAGAAATCAACAACAGAAAATGGCAAGCGCAACATGTACCTTTTCTTAGTGGTTTCATCAGCCCTGAGAAGCCCACTCTTCCCAGATACAGGAGGCTCACAGGCCTCAGAGAACACCCTTTTAAGCTCCTGTGTCCAATCACCCAGTTGCCGAATATGAACACTCAGGTAATCGTCGCCAGGGGCTGAGGTAATAGAAAACGGATGCCTGACACATAAAATATTGCCCCATGTTACTGTTAGATACCGATACTTGTTGTGCAAAAATTTCCCAAGTTTCACTGAGAAACAAAATCGAGACTCCCAATAGCTCATAAACTGTGATATCAGTTTACTTTTCCCTTCTTTTCTAATTCAATATGCCTGATCATCGGGGGCAAAAGTACTACCGGTTCGATCTCTATTTTATGGATACTAAAAATGCAGAGGAAAGTTATTTTTCCAAACTCCGTATCGTTTTCCATATTTCTTTCTACAACAGAGTACACATACTACAAACAGTGTCTCAATTATGAAGCATGATGAAAATGGTAAAATCGCTACGTGaaacatattttgtttaaattgaaaTGCGACTTACCATTCAAACGGAGAAACGGCAGGACACTGCACAAACATGTATTGTCCGCTCTTGTAACGAAATTGAGGAGGCTTAGACATTTGCAATGTGAGAACATTTCCAGGATATATGGcaacctaaatatttttcattaaaaaaaaaagaaatagggaGAAAAAGATGTTAGCATGCTATATGACTCTAATTTATATGAAGTCATAGAGTTAGAGTAGTTTTTTAGATTTGGAAGTTCCTGGCAGTTTTTAGTTTACTTGTTATGACTCTAGAGTCTGGATGCTCACAATTAGGCCAGGCCAATTGTACTCATGAGTAGTTCAGACAAGTAATAAAACCATGtttgctgataaaaaataaaataaaaccatgATTGTAATGAAGTCGAAACTACATTTAGAGCCTAACTATTGGTTCACTTAATCAGCTAACCTTTCCAAGACGAACTGTATACAGACCAGAACGAAATAGTCTGAGTATTCTTTCGGACGTATAAAGTAAAACTGGAACCGCAAGATACATCCATGTCTGCAAACGGGAACCAGAACGTAAGTGACTAATTAATGCACGAGGTAATTACCGGTAAACAAAGCATTTGAAAGATATcctaaataattgaaatatgatacTAAAAATTGTATACCGTTTTAAGGTACCATTTATGCACGAGGTAAAGTTTTGTTCCGTGGATTATAAGAAGGACGTAGACGATGACAAACAGATGATGTGAATACCAGAAGGCATTGAAGCCAGTGAGCCTACTAAATGGTTTAGGCAGCTTAATGAGATTTCTCCGGAACCATTTGGTTGCAAGTGTAAATGCTATTATCATAAGAATCACCATCAAAATTCCAGTCACACCCTCGACGCCTTTAGCTAGGTCTCCGTAACTGGGTTTATGATGCCCAAATACACCTTTCAAATACGTCTCATAATTGTCTTCAGACGTACTTACAAGTCTTGGAAAATCACAAGCAAGGTGATCTCCGGCATGAAGTATAATACCAATCACGATGGCCCCAGCAATTGTCTGTAAGAATCAGTAAGTAAAACTGGAAATCATATAAGAATCAATAAGTAAAACTGGAAATCATTTACCGAACTATGTCACtgaacataaatttattaattaagtttctgatatccttttatttatagcagatttttttttttaattttgcactttaactttttatgtatgatcattacatttttaaaataatttaatataagctttaatattatttccgtattaaattataaaaatatatgtatttattgatttaagaaaaattatgttacatgtagaatttaatgtttttctttaaatataaaatgaaaaattatattttcactcttattttttactttgatcTTTGACTATTTAATGTTGAAGTAAATCAGTAGATGATCCACATACTCAGGAagtaaagaatgaaaataaaaaaaatggaaattatattattattgttcatatgaaataaatttattgatttaagTGTGGTTATTAATCAAATATGTTAGTCAgcaatacaaaatttaaaataaataaaatttaaataccaTTAAATGCAATTGAAAtacaattaaaacatatttaaaacatttattttttatatgcatgCTTTAActcatgttttatgataattgTCCATTGTTTTCCCTTTATACCTAAGAGAGGGTAACCATTAATTTTACACTGGTTattacatgttttatatttacaaatagAATGTACGAGAAATATCTTacaagtagaaaaaaaaaaaaggaacaaatatgatgTTCATCAAAATATAAACTTGAAATTACagttatcatatatatatatatatatatatatatatatatatatatatatatatatatatatatatatatatatatatatatatatatatatatatatatatatatatatatatatatatataatcttttccTTTCTCCTTTTCTCTTTCATCTAAAAAATTAGCATATTTTTAAGGTGacaaacttcttttttttttcttccaaaagaATACTCAAGATTTAGTGCAGAGTAAGTGGTTTAGTGTTTAAGTTTAAGTACATTCAATTGGATTAGATTTaagtttaagtttaattttaaatttaaatcaattaaaattaagtttcttgtttttatttagaaacCCCATAAAACCAAATGGATTTCATTAAATTGagttaccaaattaaaaaattaaaaaaaaatagtttctctttttttcttctcttatttaactctaagaaagttaaaattaaccttttttttagtgtttcttaattattataaataacacTACTTATAACAAAGACATATgcaatagtttttaaaatactaagatatcaaaataataaaataaaatgatgttttaactcaatgaatataaaaattgaaatatttatatataattatataaaatatttactcataatattttcaaattaacattcatatgataatttatataatgtttttatatgtttatttaattgagTAGAGAGTTGACTTCATGTAGCCTAAAGCTCACAAATTAGTTGAATTCTATTTGAATGCATTATCAAACTCGATTCATCCGATGAACAATTGACACCGTGGTGACATTAAATCATGGAAAAATGGTTTTTTAACAACACTCTTCCGAAAAATAGCATTAAAGAAGTTGTTTTTTAAGGAGACTTGTCCAAAATATATGCACTGCGTACCTTGTGAAAGTTGATGTTGTCATCAAAAGGTACAGCATAGCCCAGCTTGGTTGTAGACCTGAGCCAAGTTATGGTATTTCTGCACACGGGCAAGAGTATAAGGGCCATGTTGAATTTTAGCGTCTCAGCCCCACCCTTAGCAGTGGAAAGACAGTAACCCATGATATGAAATGCATCTTTCCGCTTGTACTGTATAAACTTCCACGTGAACAGCCCAGTCATTATGCAGGCCCACAATGTTAAAACCCAAAGTCTCTTCCAATTCTCTTGCAAATAGTAGATCATTCTGCGGCTCATTCTGCGTATTGGACTTTTCTTCCTTAACCCCTGTAGATTCTGGCTCAGAGCTTGGCTTGTGTAACTTAAAGCTTGACTGTAGTTCAGATACGTGTCCTTTTGTAAGAGAAGCGTCTCCAGTTGCCATAGCTGCAATGACATAGTGACCATCCAAAATGCCGTAAAACAGTCAAAAGTTGAATCGTGCAGAGATATTTCAGTATGACATCGGCATACATAATTATTAGCATCACAAGAGGAACAGAAGAAGAAGCATACATAATCGTGGATACATCATGAATAAACcccattaattaatatattttctgtGGTGAGTCTATGCGTAACAGGCGAAGAAGCAGAAAGGCAGCTTGGGAACTGAAGCAGACCAAAAATGTACCTCAGAAAAACCACTCGGCATGAATATGATTCAGTGTCAATAATGCTGCCCACCAAACAAATCAGCAAAAGCTAACAGCATTGatcctttttttaatttcccCTTACCGCGTTTCTTTAGCTCACCGATAGATACTTAAGTGGGAATATGTGAATAGTACTCTAGCTAGGATCAGCACGAATAAATACAATCCCATTCACTATTTGGATTTTCCATATTTACTATTAACTCTGAATACATACCAGCACTACcgaaaattataatgaatatcTTCTAAACAAGTTATATTGGCCTAGGAAGTAAAGAGGTCATTGTAATTAAGGAACTGAGTTATCGGATATAACGACTTAGTTATATCACGTACATAGACAAAGTGGTCCCCAATTGAGGTTTACTATTCAATTTGTTGACACGGTAAAAGGATGAAGAAATGAGATTACACGTAGTTGAGTGCACCCTATTAGTCTAGCACTAATAATAGGTTTTTCTAAATGTCGGGTGATTTCCTAATTCACAATTTAGCTCATCTGTTGACTGATGGGCACAAAGCTATGTAAGACGGCTAAACAAACAAGCAtggtttaaaaaaatgtgtaaaggTATATGTTTTTATACTCGTTAAAAACCTAtttgattataaaatttaagagctgtttaatttgagattttattttatttttctgcttataatgaatatttttattatatttggaaTTGCGAGAGCAATTGATCCCGTAATACACTActacaaattcatatattacatggaaattttcttgcaaatttgttaaaaaaatttgcaagaaaaggcttttttctgctattttttctaagaattttatttGGCAAGTAATTttttcgtgggtaattatttcctacaaaattataaaattcacaagtatttcttacaaaatttgttgcgaaaagtgttttatataaaatattttgcaaaaaaattggcagtAATTTcctataaatttctttttcataacaaaatttataagtatttcctaaaaaaaattttaaaacaaaattgacagaaaatatgaatttttttagtagtgatatgTTTAGGAAAACCTTACATCTCAAGGAAAGGAAAAACTTGTGTTttctattttagtatttttatggAAATTATATGAAACAACAATGTAAACCACAAACCAAGTCTGAGTAATATACCAAGACCaccattatttttatcacttaaCTTGAGTAATGAATTATTCCCGTTTACCACGCTATACATACGCTATCAATAAtcatttgtatgttttttttatgaaaaatataatatgaggACACTATTTTGACTCTATGTATGCATGTGTTGATAAAACTAGAATATacttaaaaaagaatatatatatatatatatatatatatatatatatatatatatatatatatatatataatatatatatatatatatatatatatatatatatatatatatatatatatatatatatatatatatatatatatatatatatatatatatatatatatatatatataaaaagatttccCACCTCGATGTAGCCAAGTCCTTCGGGGTCTAACTCTTCCATGATAAGAGCTGCATATTCTTCAGCCTGTTCCTTCAATCTGGACAACCTATTTGCAGAAGCGCTTAACATGATGATCTGTAATCAATAGTTGAGACACGGATaggttaataaaaaatttaatgcaaAACTTGAGTTTTGACTTAACATTACGTGCAAGAAAACAATCAATATTGGggacaaaagaaaaaactttaacTTAAAATGACAACTATGCCCCCACCAACTCCACTGAAAACGTCTTCATTATAAATTCCAAGAATTtggtaaaataagaaaaatgaaagcgCCATATGTGTGACAAAAGCCGAAAAAGTAAGACATAGTTCACTAACTCTTGAATATGCACCAACTAATTAATATTACGTTCTAGAACATGGGAAACGTTATAAGTAGGAACATTGAATATTGGAAGTAGTTAATTTAGTAACCATTAAATTAAGTTCAACCAATCCAGCCTAATGTTGATTTATTAAACCTCAAGTGGACATCATATGTAAGCAACGTATTACGTCCACAATATGAAGAAGAATAgcacattaattaaaaaagatattaaaataaaatttcagttGTAAGCAAATGTGAAAGATTTTGTTTCAGTTTGGATTTCGGAATATAAAACTAAAGTCTTCTATACCTCTTTCACTTCTTCTTCTGTGATTCTCCCATCCTCGTTCTTGTCCACCCTGTGAATATTAccaagatatattttaaaatacaaagcACGTAATGATCATAATTGCATTACAACTTACAAGCAAAGAAATCATCAACGCTTTGACggacatttaaatattaaatccaATATGCGGTGACATTTAACAATGCTGTGCTTAATTTGTCATTAGGTGTCGTGGGCATAATTAAATAACGGAAAGTAAACAGAGAAAGATTATttatcactaattaattaaacagAGGAACATCAATTACTACAATGATGATCGAATAATTACATGTCGAAGAAGATCTGAAGCCGGGAATCGAAACTTTGATCAGTAATTTGCGACCAGAATTCAAACAGTTCTTCCTTGTTTATAGTGTCAACTTTCAACCTTCGTTTACGACTCAGAGCATCAAACAGTTCCAGAGCGAATTCCTTCGAATCCTTCATACCTacagagataaaaaaaaaaaaaaaaaacatacaactAACTCCCTGAGctaacaaaaaccaaaaaaaaaaaaaagttggacAGGAAGAAAGAGTATTCATGCAAAACAGAACAGATATAAAAACAAGTAATGAAAATTCAATGC contains:
- the LOC114176523 gene encoding uncharacterized protein LOC114176523; this translates as MAQQSPDQQIKPLAPFISSSHFNSQEDQDYSFTHRKNIRLRKFILCCGCATAIVVVLVVIVLVLGFTVYNVKDPEVRMNGVTLINGTFANGATDNVTILADISVKNPNVFTFKFGNASTDVYYNGEGIGDGESPSGKAKARRTIRVNTTMEIMAKKLLANPNFDTDLKDQALNISSYTRIDGKVKIFNIFPRKVVVEMNCTITYNITTGLITNGGNCLGNVNI
- the LOC114176522 gene encoding respiratory burst oxidase homolog protein A-like; this encodes MSGIARHERRWASDTVPGRATVSAGTSPGTDSNSAAEEFVEVTLDLQDDDTIVLRSVEPASVINIDDGVAGSGYETPASVSRSPTIRRSSSRGFRQFSQELKAEAVAKARQFSQELKSELRRFSWSHSQASRALSSSSAPNGAGGGFETALAARALRRQRAQLDRTRSGAHKALRGLKFISSKSNGVDAWNEVQDSFDRLSKDGFLKRADFAQCIGMKDSKEFALELFDALSRKRRLKVDTINKEELFEFWSQITDQSFDSRLQIFFDMVDKNEDGRITEEEVKEIIMLSASANRLSRLKEQAEEYAALIMEELDPEGLGYIELWQLETLLLQKDTYLNYSQALSYTSQALSQNLQGLRKKSPIRRMSRRMIYYLQENWKRLWVLTLWACIMTGLFTWKFIQYKRKDAFHIMGYCLSTAKGGAETLKFNMALILLPVCRNTITWLRSTTKLGYAVPFDDNINFHKTIAGAIVIGIILHAGDHLACDFPRLVSTSEDNYETYLKGVFGHHKPSYGDLAKGVEGVTGILMVILMIIAFTLATKWFRRNLIKLPKPFSRLTGFNAFWYSHHLFVIVYVLLIIHGTKLYLVHKWYLKTTWMYLAVPVLLYTSERILRLFRSGLYTVRLGKVAIYPGNVLTLQMSKPPQFRYKSGQYMFVQCPAVSPFEWHPFSITSAPGDDYLSVHIRQLGDWTQELKRVFSEACEPPVSGKSGLLRADETTKKSLPKLKIDGPYGAPAQDYKKYDVLLLVGLGIGATPFISILKDLLNNIIKMEEMADSISDISRGSDLSVGSTTDSPSHNKIAPKRKKTLKTTNAYFYWVTREQGSFDWFKGVMNEVAELDQRGVIEMHNYLTSVYEEGDARSALITMVQALNHAKNGVDIVSGTRVRTHFARPNWKKVFNKMCSKHYNGRIGVFYCGAPVLAKELSKLCFEFNEKGPTKFEFHKEHF